Proteins from a single region of Abyssalbus ytuae:
- a CDS encoding phosphoribosylaminoimidazolesuccinocarboxamide synthase — MSNTITSTHYNFPGQKSVYKGKVREVYNINDQLLVMIATDRLSAFDVVMPKGIPYKGQILNQIATRFMEQTKDIVPNWLLATPDPNVAVGYVCEPFKVEMVIRGYLSGHAAREYSAGKRMLCGVPMPDGMKENDKFPEPIITPATKAEKGDHDEDISRDDILAKGIVKEEDYMLLEQYTKALFERGTQIAAQRGLILVDTKYEFGKTKDGKIVLIDEIHTPDSSRYFYANGYQQRQDRGEPQKQLSKEFVRRWLIENGFQGKEGQQVPFMSDEYIQTISERYIELYENIMGEKFIKADVSEIHKRIETNVLAFLQTL; from the coding sequence ATGAGTAATACAATTACTTCTACCCATTATAATTTTCCGGGACAAAAAAGTGTTTATAAAGGAAAAGTCAGGGAAGTCTATAATATAAACGATCAGCTTCTGGTAATGATAGCTACCGACAGGCTTTCGGCTTTTGATGTGGTGATGCCTAAAGGAATACCTTACAAAGGACAAATACTTAACCAGATAGCTACCCGGTTTATGGAACAGACCAAAGATATAGTGCCTAACTGGTTATTAGCTACACCCGATCCCAATGTGGCGGTAGGTTATGTATGCGAACCCTTTAAGGTGGAAATGGTAATACGTGGCTATCTTTCCGGACATGCAGCCAGGGAGTACAGTGCAGGAAAAAGAATGCTGTGCGGAGTACCTATGCCGGACGGAATGAAAGAAAATGATAAATTTCCCGAGCCAATAATCACACCCGCCACAAAAGCAGAAAAAGGTGATCATGACGAAGATATATCGCGCGACGATATCCTGGCAAAAGGTATTGTAAAAGAAGAAGATTATATGTTACTCGAACAATATACAAAAGCCTTATTTGAAAGAGGAACACAAATAGCTGCACAACGAGGTTTAATACTAGTAGATACCAAATATGAATTTGGTAAAACAAAAGACGGTAAAATTGTACTTATTGATGAAATTCATACTCCTGATTCTTCCCGTTACTTTTATGCAAATGGTTATCAGCAGAGGCAGGACAGGGGAGAACCTCAAAAACAATTATCAAAAGAGTTTGTACGTCGGTGGCTCATAGAAAACGGTTTTCAGGGAAAAGAAGGACAACAGGTACCCTTTATGAGCGATGAATATATACAAACTATTTCTGAGAGATATATAGAATTGTATGAAAACATTATGGGAGAAAAATTTATAAAAGCTGATGTTTCTGAAATTCATAAAAGAATAGAAACAAACGTTCTGGCTTTTTTACAAACCCTGTAA
- a CDS encoding PhoH family protein produces MNEIAIELTEISPKEFFGAGNVNIELLKKYYPKLKIVARGNKITAYGDEELLEEFETRFDMLVTYFGKYNKLDENTIERILSGDTDSHYDSGNGSDEILVHGVSGRPIKAQTVNQRKLVESMKKNDMVFAIGPAGTGKTYTGVALAVKALKQKQVRKIILTRPAVEAGENLGFLPGDLKEKLDPYMQPLYDALRDMIPPEKLENYIETGIIQIAPMAFMRGRTLDNAFVILDEGQNTTHAQMKMFLTRMGRNAKFLVTGDPGQIDLPRRVISGLKEALLVLKDVEGIGVVYLDDKDVIRHRLVKDIIAAYKEIEHTNT; encoded by the coding sequence TTGAACGAAATAGCAATTGAACTTACCGAAATCAGTCCGAAAGAATTTTTTGGAGCAGGAAATGTTAACATTGAACTTCTAAAAAAGTATTATCCCAAACTTAAAATTGTAGCCAGAGGAAATAAAATTACCGCATATGGAGACGAAGAACTTCTTGAAGAGTTCGAAACCCGTTTTGATATGCTGGTTACCTATTTTGGCAAATACAATAAGTTAGATGAGAATACCATAGAACGAATACTCTCCGGAGACACTGACAGTCATTACGACTCAGGTAATGGGAGCGACGAAATATTGGTTCATGGCGTAAGCGGACGTCCCATTAAAGCCCAAACAGTAAACCAGCGTAAACTGGTTGAATCAATGAAAAAAAATGATATGGTATTTGCCATAGGCCCCGCGGGGACAGGAAAAACTTATACCGGGGTAGCCCTTGCCGTTAAAGCTTTAAAACAAAAACAGGTAAGAAAAATAATTCTCACACGCCCTGCAGTAGAGGCAGGTGAAAACCTTGGCTTTTTACCAGGCGACCTTAAAGAAAAACTCGATCCGTACATGCAGCCATTATATGACGCATTAAGGGATATGATTCCTCCTGAAAAATTGGAAAACTATATTGAAACAGGTATTATCCAAATAGCCCCTATGGCATTTATGCGGGGAAGGACTTTAGATAATGCTTTTGTCATATTGGATGAAGGCCAAAACACCACCCATGCCCAAATGAAAATGTTTTTAACACGTATGGGGCGTAATGCCAAGTTTTTAGTTACAGGAGATCCGGGTCAGATCGATTTGCCAAGAAGAGTTATTTCCGGTTTAAAGGAAGCCCTTTTGGTACTAAAGGATGTAGAAGGAATAGGAGTTGTATATCTTGATGATAAAGATGTAATAAGACACAGGCTTGTAAAAGATATTATAGCCGCTTATAAAGAAATTGAACATACTAATACATAA
- a CDS encoding SAM hydrolase/SAM-dependent halogenase family protein: MAIITLTTDFGEKDHFAGAIKGAIYKEIENVVVVDISHTVDPFNIQEAAYIIQNAYKSFPDGSIHIIGVDSELTPENKHIAVFLNNHYFICADNGIVSILATEFNPEKIVEINIHDRVESIFPALDIFAKVAAHIARGGTLEVIGKLIKGIKPVKELAPLINNEQNQISGSVIYIDNYGNVITNITRKLFDTVRKGRDFELYARNHQFTVIHNKYSDAINFNIEKSRREDDGKKLAVFNSGGFIEIAVYRSNLNTVGGASTLLGLRYRDTVTIKFL, translated from the coding sequence ATGGCAATTATAACTTTAACTACTGATTTTGGTGAAAAAGATCACTTTGCAGGGGCCATTAAGGGAGCTATTTATAAAGAAATTGAGAATGTTGTGGTTGTTGATATTTCACATACCGTAGATCCTTTCAATATTCAGGAAGCTGCTTATATAATTCAAAATGCATACAAAAGCTTCCCTGATGGCAGTATTCATATTATAGGCGTAGATTCTGAACTTACTCCTGAAAACAAGCATATTGCCGTATTTTTAAACAATCATTATTTTATTTGTGCCGATAACGGTATAGTTTCTATCCTGGCAACTGAGTTTAATCCGGAAAAAATAGTTGAAATAAATATTCATGACCGGGTAGAAAGTATTTTTCCGGCGTTAGATATTTTTGCAAAAGTCGCGGCACATATAGCACGTGGCGGTACTTTGGAAGTTATAGGTAAACTTATAAAAGGTATTAAACCTGTAAAAGAACTGGCTCCGCTTATTAATAATGAACAAAACCAAATAAGCGGTTCTGTAATTTATATAGACAATTACGGGAATGTAATTACCAATATTACCCGAAAATTATTTGATACGGTAAGAAAAGGAAGGGATTTTGAACTTTATGCCCGGAATCACCAATTTACGGTTATACACAATAAATACAGTGATGCTATCAATTTTAATATTGAAAAATCCAGAAGGGAAGATGACGGTAAAAAACTGGCTGTATTTAATTCGGGAGGTTTTATAGAAATTGCCGTTTACCGCAGTAATCTTAATACGGTTGGGGGTGCTTCAACTCTTTTAGGTTTAAGGTACCGGGATACGGTTACCATTAAATTTCTATAG
- the gldG gene encoding gliding motility-associated ABC transporter substrate-binding protein GldG, translating to MVSILKREINSFFSSATGYLVIAVFLILNGLFLWVFKGDFNILNSGFADLSPFFQLVPWIFIFLIPAVTMKTFSEEKRQGTLELLLTKPISHLKIVLGKYFGTVALVLIALVPTLLYVFTISKLGNPPGNFDWGSTTGSYFGLLFLILAYSAIGVFCSILTENQIVAFIGAVFVCFLFYYGFEGIADIFSFNDTNYFISHMSMKAHFDSISRGVIDTRDIIYFLSISGLFITLTTYFVKEKKILFKTLAITLAAIILLTVLSTYIFKRFDLTQDKRYTLSEATKNLVKQIDKPVIIDVLLQGNFPPEFKKLQIETKQILQEFAAINSNIKFSFVNPLEDEKTREEEVNTLQQLGLAPVNVTVDEGGKISQELVFPWAITSLHNKSVKVSLLKNKLGATTEERVNNSVQQLEYVFVDAFTKLTLINKKKIAILKGNGELSDLEIADFLTTLHDYYNIAPFTLDSVASDANQTLKELNKFDLAIIAKPTSAFTDEEKLVLDQFTMNGGKSVWLIDQVAVEMDSLFNEAGRTFAIPRNLNIKDMFFKYGVRINPVLINDLYFTQIVLATGEGNNSQYNPVPWLYSPMVFSKNNHPVNNNMEALKFEFANSIDTLANNIRKTILLTSSPLSKIIGTPKEIKLDIINEAPEKETFNNGLQPLTVLLEGNFTSVYKNRVKPFKPTNYQDEGVKSKMIIIADGDLIKNQLNNGQPLELGYDKWTNNFYGNKEFLLNCVNYLLDDNGLINIRTKEISISFLDKEKVAENKNLWISLNIGLPIVLLILFGVIFNYLRRKKYTS from the coding sequence ATGGTTTCAATATTAAAAAGAGAAATAAATTCATTTTTTTCATCAGCTACCGGCTATTTGGTAATAGCTGTTTTCTTAATATTAAATGGATTATTCCTGTGGGTTTTTAAAGGAGATTTTAATATACTTAACAGTGGTTTTGCTGATCTGTCACCGTTTTTTCAACTTGTTCCCTGGATATTTATTTTTTTAATTCCGGCAGTTACAATGAAAACTTTTTCCGAAGAAAAGAGACAAGGTACACTGGAACTTCTTTTAACAAAACCCATTAGCCATTTAAAAATAGTGTTAGGTAAATATTTTGGTACCGTAGCATTGGTTTTAATAGCCCTTGTACCTACCTTATTGTATGTTTTTACTATTTCTAAACTGGGTAATCCTCCCGGTAATTTTGATTGGGGAAGTACTACAGGTTCATATTTTGGTTTGCTGTTTTTAATTTTGGCCTATTCTGCCATTGGAGTTTTTTGTTCCATTTTAACCGAAAATCAAATAGTAGCTTTTATAGGAGCCGTTTTTGTATGCTTTTTATTTTATTATGGTTTTGAAGGAATTGCAGATATATTTTCTTTTAACGACACCAATTATTTTATCTCACACATGAGCATGAAAGCTCATTTTGACAGTATATCACGAGGGGTTATTGACACGCGGGATATTATTTACTTTTTAAGCATTTCAGGGCTATTTATTACATTAACCACATATTTTGTTAAAGAAAAAAAGATACTCTTTAAAACCCTGGCAATAACCCTGGCAGCAATAATTTTACTAACAGTTCTCAGTACTTATATATTTAAAAGATTTGATCTTACCCAGGATAAAAGGTACACTCTTTCGGAAGCAACAAAAAACCTGGTAAAACAAATAGATAAACCTGTGATAATTGATGTTTTGCTACAGGGAAACTTTCCCCCTGAATTTAAAAAACTGCAGATTGAAACTAAACAGATATTACAGGAATTTGCGGCAATTAACAGCAATATAAAATTTAGTTTTGTTAATCCTCTTGAAGATGAAAAAACACGGGAAGAAGAAGTAAACACCCTGCAACAATTAGGACTTGCTCCTGTAAATGTAACGGTAGACGAAGGAGGAAAAATATCGCAGGAACTTGTATTCCCCTGGGCTATAACCAGCCTGCATAACAAATCAGTTAAAGTTTCTTTACTAAAAAATAAACTGGGAGCTACCACCGAAGAAAGGGTTAACAACTCTGTTCAACAACTCGAATATGTTTTTGTTGATGCTTTCACAAAACTAACCTTAATCAACAAGAAAAAAATAGCGATTTTAAAAGGAAACGGAGAACTAAGCGATTTGGAAATAGCCGATTTTCTTACCACGCTGCACGATTATTATAATATTGCACCATTTACATTGGATTCTGTAGCTTCTGATGCAAACCAAACCCTTAAAGAATTGAACAAGTTTGATTTAGCCATCATAGCGAAACCTACATCAGCTTTTACAGATGAAGAAAAACTGGTATTGGATCAATTTACAATGAACGGGGGAAAATCTGTTTGGCTAATTGACCAGGTAGCGGTAGAAATGGACAGTTTATTTAATGAAGCAGGAAGAACCTTTGCAATACCGAGAAATCTTAATATAAAGGATATGTTCTTTAAATACGGAGTGCGTATCAATCCTGTATTAATTAACGATTTGTATTTTACCCAAATTGTTTTAGCTACTGGCGAAGGAAATAATTCTCAGTACAATCCTGTACCCTGGTTATATTCTCCCATGGTTTTCAGCAAAAATAATCATCCTGTAAACAATAATATGGAAGCGCTTAAGTTTGAATTTGCAAATTCCATAGATACACTGGCCAATAATATTCGTAAAACTATTTTATTAACTTCCTCTCCCCTTTCAAAAATTATCGGAACACCCAAAGAAATTAAACTGGATATTATTAATGAAGCGCCGGAAAAAGAAACTTTTAATAATGGATTGCAACCTTTGACAGTACTATTGGAAGGTAATTTTACATCGGTATATAAAAACCGGGTAAAACCATTTAAACCGACAAATTACCAAGATGAAGGGGTAAAATCTAAAATGATTATAATTGCAGATGGTGACCTTATTAAAAATCAATTAAACAACGGACAACCCCTGGAATTAGGTTATGATAAGTGGACAAATAATTTTTATGGTAATAAAGAGTTTTTGCTTAATTGTGTAAATTATCTGTTAGATGACAACGGACTTATAAACATTCGTACGAAAGAAATCTCCATTTCATTCCTGGATAAAGAAAAAGTAGCTGAGAATAAAAATTTATGGATCTCTTTAAACATAGGGCTTCCAATAGTTTTACTTATACTTTTTGGGGTTATTTTCAATTATTTGAGAAGAAAAAAATATACTTCCTGA
- the dnaN gene encoding DNA polymerase III subunit beta → MKFIVSSSYLLKQLQVLGGVINNSNTLPILDNFLFELDNNKLTVSASDLETTMSAVLDVDSSSQGSVAVPARLLLDILKTFPEQPLTFVVEDNNTVEISSNHGKYALAYADAAEFPKAVELTDPSSTVIVGDILATAISKTIFATGNDDLRPVMSGVFFQFSPDHLTFVATDAHKLVKYQRHDITASQVAEFIMPKKPLNLLKGILAGSESDVTIEYNESNAKFTFDNVELICRLIDGKYPNYEAVIPKENPNKLTIDRTQFLSSVRRVSIFSNKTTHQIRLKIAGAELNISAEDIDYSNKAEERLNCDYQGDDMQIGFNSRFLLEMLSNLASDDVSLEMSLPNRAGILTPVDGLDEGEYITMLVMPVMLNN, encoded by the coding sequence ATGAAATTTATAGTATCAAGTTCTTATTTACTAAAGCAACTTCAGGTTTTGGGAGGTGTGATAAACAACAGCAATACCCTTCCGATTTTAGATAACTTCTTATTTGAACTGGACAATAACAAACTAACAGTTTCGGCATCCGACCTGGAAACTACCATGAGTGCTGTTTTAGATGTTGATTCATCTTCACAGGGCAGTGTGGCAGTTCCGGCACGTTTATTACTGGATATTCTAAAAACATTTCCCGAGCAACCTTTAACATTTGTAGTTGAAGATAATAATACTGTGGAAATAAGCTCTAACCATGGTAAATATGCTCTCGCCTATGCTGATGCTGCAGAGTTTCCAAAAGCAGTAGAGTTAACTGATCCAAGTTCTACAGTTATAGTAGGTGATATACTGGCAACTGCCATAAGCAAAACTATTTTTGCAACCGGAAATGACGATTTAAGGCCGGTTATGAGTGGAGTGTTTTTTCAATTCTCTCCAGATCATTTAACATTTGTTGCCACCGATGCCCATAAACTGGTAAAATACCAGCGGCATGATATTACAGCTTCGCAAGTTGCCGAATTTATAATGCCTAAAAAACCGTTAAATTTATTAAAAGGGATACTAGCAGGTAGCGAAAGTGATGTTACAATTGAGTACAATGAAAGCAATGCAAAGTTTACTTTTGATAATGTTGAACTTATTTGCCGATTAATTGACGGCAAATATCCTAACTATGAAGCTGTAATACCTAAAGAAAATCCTAATAAATTAACTATTGACAGAACCCAGTTTTTAAGTTCTGTTCGCAGGGTTTCCATATTTTCCAACAAAACAACCCACCAGATACGTTTAAAAATTGCCGGAGCCGAATTAAATATATCTGCCGAGGATATTGATTATAGTAATAAAGCAGAAGAAAGGCTTAATTGCGATTATCAGGGTGATGATATGCAAATAGGTTTCAATTCCCGTTTTTTGCTGGAAATGTTAAGTAATCTTGCCTCCGATGATGTTTCACTGGAAATGAGCCTTCCTAACCGTGCAGGTATCCTTACTCCTGTTGACGGGCTTGATGAAGGAGAATATATTACTATGCTGGTAATGCCTGTAATGTTGAACAATTAA
- a CDS encoding DUF4870 domain-containing protein produces MRRDNQLLVITHLSQLLDYVTGFGGLIIPLILWATQRDRVYEMDVHGKAILNFQLSMLIYLVISIPLILLFGLGIILLIVTGIVAFVFPIVNAVKAANGEEPYYPLSINIVK; encoded by the coding sequence ATGAGAAGGGACAACCAATTATTAGTGATAACACATTTAAGTCAGTTGCTGGATTATGTTACAGGATTCGGAGGACTTATAATTCCACTCATTCTTTGGGCTACACAACGAGATAGGGTATATGAAATGGATGTCCATGGAAAGGCAATACTTAACTTTCAGCTGAGCATGTTAATTTATCTGGTTATTAGTATTCCGCTTATACTTTTGTTTGGTTTGGGTATAATTTTATTAATTGTAACGGGAATAGTGGCATTTGTTTTTCCTATAGTTAATGCAGTTAAGGCTGCCAATGGAGAAGAACCGTATTACCCGTTGAGTATTAATATAGTAAAATAG
- the mnmE gene encoding tRNA uridine-5-carboxymethylaminomethyl(34) synthesis GTPase MnmE — MVNTDNIIALATASGVGAIAVIRISGKNAINIVAPFFKSAKNKDLKKQKSHTLHLGHIIDHNRVIDEVLVSVFKGPNSYTGENTIEISCHGSPYIQQEIIQLFLRNGCRMANAGEFTLRAFLNGKIDLSQAEAVADLIASDNEASHKLAVQQMRGGFSNEIKKLREELLNFASLIELELDFAEEEVEFADRQQFKDLLNRIEMVLKRLIDSFAVGNVIKNGIPVAIVGEPNVGKSTLLNALLNEERAIVSDIAGTTRDTIEDEISIGGIGFRFIDTAGIRETKDVVESIGIKKTFEKIDLAQVIIFLLDATEIQNSEFRIQNLKNEIEKIKNKYPQKPLIIVANKVDILTEESIKKLNVALSGIKGVVLQLLSAKTGQGVDELQKNLLNFVNTGALRNNETIVTNTRHYDALLKALEEIEKVKNGLNSGLSGDLLAIDIRQALYHFGEITGQVSSDDLLGNIFANFCIGK, encoded by the coding sequence ATGGTTAATACTGACAATATTATTGCGCTGGCTACAGCATCGGGTGTAGGTGCCATTGCTGTTATTAGAATTTCGGGGAAAAATGCAATTAACATTGTAGCTCCTTTTTTTAAATCTGCTAAGAATAAAGATTTAAAGAAACAAAAGAGTCATACTCTTCATCTTGGACATATTATTGACCATAACCGGGTAATAGATGAAGTTCTTGTATCTGTTTTTAAAGGCCCTAATTCATATACCGGGGAAAATACGATAGAGATTTCATGCCACGGTTCACCATACATTCAACAGGAAATAATCCAATTGTTCTTACGAAACGGATGCCGTATGGCAAATGCCGGTGAGTTTACCCTCCGTGCATTTCTAAATGGAAAAATAGATTTAAGCCAGGCCGAAGCTGTTGCCGATTTAATAGCCAGTGACAATGAAGCATCACATAAATTGGCAGTGCAGCAAATGCGTGGTGGTTTTAGTAATGAAATAAAAAAACTAAGGGAAGAGTTATTGAATTTTGCATCGCTCATAGAACTGGAACTGGATTTTGCTGAAGAAGAGGTAGAGTTTGCCGACAGACAACAGTTTAAAGATTTGCTTAACCGTATAGAAATGGTTTTAAAAAGGCTGATTGATTCATTTGCTGTAGGAAATGTAATTAAAAACGGAATACCTGTAGCAATAGTGGGAGAACCCAACGTGGGAAAATCTACCCTGTTGAATGCGCTTTTAAACGAGGAAAGGGCTATTGTAAGTGATATAGCCGGAACCACCCGTGATACAATTGAAGATGAAATTTCGATAGGAGGAATTGGTTTCAGGTTTATTGATACAGCCGGAATACGGGAAACAAAAGATGTGGTTGAGAGTATTGGCATTAAAAAAACTTTTGAAAAAATTGATCTGGCACAAGTAATTATCTTTCTTCTGGACGCAACAGAAATTCAGAATTCAGAATTTAGAATTCAGAATTTGAAAAATGAAATTGAAAAAATAAAAAACAAGTATCCTCAAAAACCACTTATTATAGTGGCAAATAAAGTTGATATTTTAACCGAAGAATCAATAAAAAAACTAAATGTTGCTTTGAGTGGAATCAAAGGAGTTGTCTTACAACTCCTTTCTGCCAAAACCGGTCAGGGGGTTGATGAACTTCAGAAAAATTTATTGAATTTTGTTAATACCGGTGCCTTGCGCAATAATGAAACTATAGTAACCAACACCCGTCATTATGATGCCCTTTTAAAAGCCTTAGAAGAAATAGAAAAGGTCAAAAATGGCTTAAATTCTGGGCTCTCCGGAGATTTATTAGCTATCGACATCCGCCAGGCTTTATACCATTTTGGCGAAATTACGGGGCAAGTTTCCTCCGATGACCTTTTGGGTAATATTTTTGCTAACTTTTGTATCGGGAAGTAA
- a CDS encoding helix-turn-helix domain-containing protein, whose amino-acid sequence MKTKEFLTVTQGSKLISCTRQNVYKFINSGKLKASNILEKITIVRRSVLDKFFEGNKLKQAGK is encoded by the coding sequence CTGAAAACAAAAGAGTTTTTAACAGTAACACAAGGTTCAAAATTAATCAGTTGCACCCGTCAAAATGTGTACAAGTTTATAAATTCCGGCAAACTTAAAGCTTCCAATATCTTAGAAAAGATAACTATTGTAAGACGTTCTGTTTTGGACAAGTTTTTCGAGGGAAACAAGCTTAAACAGGCAGGAAAATGA